In Sulfitobacter sp. W027, a single window of DNA contains:
- a CDS encoding biopolymer transporter ExbD encodes MRPIAKAKPQREPTIALINIVFLMLVFFMVAGTPSQPLDSDLNLVETRELEGRAPPNALVVHADGRMTYAGQDRASVADFIDALPEEERDTVRLLPDRALPARRLVELTRELRGAGAERVMLVTERALQ; translated from the coding sequence ATGCGACCCATTGCCAAGGCCAAGCCACAACGCGAACCGACCATCGCATTGATCAACATCGTCTTTCTGATGCTGGTCTTCTTCATGGTCGCGGGCACCCCGTCGCAGCCGCTGGATTCCGACCTCAACCTCGTGGAAACCCGCGAACTTGAGGGCCGCGCCCCGCCCAATGCGCTGGTGGTTCACGCCGATGGCCGCATGACCTACGCAGGCCAAGACCGCGCCAGCGTGGCCGACTTCATCGACGCGCTGCCCGAAGAAGAGCGCGATACCGTGCGGCTGCTGCCCGACCGCGCGCTGCCTGCCCGCCGCCTTGTGGAACTGACCCGCGAACTGCGCGGGGCCGGGGCAGAGCGCGTCATGCTTGTCACCGAAAGGGCGCTGCAATGA
- a CDS encoding YeeE/YedE family protein, with the protein MKQVFALLSGLVFGIGLIVSGMADPAKVLNFLDVFGTWDPSLAFVMGGAIAVTAPGFALLFRSRQTPYFDSTFRVPTRNDLEPKLLTGAAIFGVGWGLGGFCPGPALTALPLAASGTLIFVPFMLGGMWIARHTPDLMTKTKEGPA; encoded by the coding sequence ATGAAACAGGTATTCGCCTTACTCTCCGGCCTTGTCTTTGGCATCGGCCTTATCGTCTCTGGCATGGCAGACCCCGCCAAGGTGCTGAACTTTCTCGACGTCTTTGGCACGTGGGATCCCAGCCTCGCCTTTGTCATGGGCGGTGCCATCGCCGTGACCGCACCGGGCTTTGCATTGCTGTTCCGCAGCCGTCAGACCCCCTATTTCGACAGCACATTCCGCGTCCCCACCCGCAATGATCTTGAGCCGAAACTGCTGACCGGCGCTGCGATCTTTGGCGTGGGCTGGGGCTTGGGCGGCTTTTGCCCCGGCCCGGCGTTGACCGCCCTGCCCTTGGCGGCCAGTGGCACGTTGATCTTTGTGCCCTTCATGCTGGGCGGCATGTGGATCGCCCGCCACACCCCTGATTTGATGACTAAAACTAAGGAAGGACCTGCCTGA
- a CDS encoding MotA/TolQ/ExbB proton channel family protein — protein MDQLSELLTPLRGIAETGGPVVVILMAVAVLTLAVALYKTWQFRAAAVGRHRALSEAVNAWERGDATAARSALGRSKSYLAPVIELAMSAPDAGASRLQAEAELRFAKLERGFRLLDSVAQLAPLLGLFGTVLGMIEAFRALQDAGSQVDPSILAGGIWVALLTTAVGLVVAMPTALVLSWLEQRMETERVIADKAILTVLHPGQHTAPAATPFTTTAPRPAHG, from the coding sequence ATGGATCAACTGAGCGAACTGCTGACCCCTCTCCGGGGCATTGCCGAAACCGGTGGCCCGGTGGTCGTGATCCTGATGGCCGTGGCCGTGCTGACCCTTGCGGTCGCCCTCTATAAAACATGGCAGTTCCGCGCCGCCGCCGTGGGCCGCCACCGGGCGCTGTCCGAAGCGGTCAATGCTTGGGAGCGTGGCGATGCCACCGCTGCCCGCTCTGCGCTGGGCCGGTCGAAAAGCTACCTCGCCCCGGTGATCGAATTGGCCATGTCTGCGCCCGACGCGGGCGCTTCGCGCTTGCAGGCCGAGGCCGAGTTGCGCTTTGCCAAGTTGGAGCGCGGTTTCCGCCTACTGGATTCCGTGGCGCAGCTTGCCCCGCTCTTGGGTCTTTTCGGCACGGTTTTGGGCATGATCGAAGCCTTCCGCGCCTTGCAAGACGCAGGGTCGCAGGTGGATCCCTCGATCCTCGCGGGTGGCATCTGGGTGGCGCTTCTGACCACTGCGGTGGGGCTGGTCGTCGCCATGCCGACCGCGCTGGTGCTCAGCTGGCTGGAACAGCGGATGGAGACCGAGCGCGTCATCGCCGACAAGGCGATCCTTACCGTGTTGCACCCCGGGCAACACACTGCCCCCGCCGCAACCCCTTTCACTACCACCGCGCCCCGGCCAGCCCATGGCTAG
- a CDS encoding helix-turn-helix transcriptional regulator, with product MKNADDFLDGDIAGAAALMTMLASEARLQILCRLLDGERSVGDLARACGLSQSTMSQQLKKLKEAGLVDSRRAGQTIFYRVKGQEAVAVLETLHGLYCAQK from the coding sequence ATGAAAAACGCGGACGACTTTCTGGACGGTGATATCGCGGGTGCGGCAGCCCTAATGACGATGCTTGCGTCTGAAGCGCGGTTGCAAATCCTGTGCCGCCTGCTGGACGGGGAGCGTTCCGTGGGCGATTTGGCGCGGGCCTGCGGCCTGTCGCAATCCACGATGTCGCAGCAACTTAAGAAGTTAAAAGAGGCCGGGCTGGTCGACAGCCGACGCGCTGGGCAAACGATCTTTTACCGGGTGAAAGGGCAGGAGGCCGTGGCGGTTCTGGAAACGCTGCACGGCCTCTACTGCGCGCAAAAATAA
- a CDS encoding ABC transporter ATP-binding protein: MTDQNPEAQVVLRLDNITKRFGKLTANDAISFDLRQGEVIALLGENGAGKTTLMNILFGHYTPDEGHVEVFGERLPAGNPRAALAAGVGMVHQHFTLADNMTVLENIVLGTRSLWRPGFGRAQARQKIVALMADYGLRVDPEAQVGSLSVGERQRVEILKALYREARILILDEPTAVLTPQETEDLFATMRKAVALGLSVIFISHKLHEVMAISSRVVVLRHGKLVAEAKTAETDRAAMAQMMVGSEIAAPVVRRADPGAALVTLEGVSTPDVGSAPGLKNVDLELRAGQITGLAGVSGNGQTALADLIGGLIRPASGTFHVKGATPRGWSPHAAIGAGIARIPEDRHKTGTIADFDLTENAVLELYSRPGFSRHGWMNWRAARDFAAKIIQGYDVRCPGPETRIRLLSGGNMQKLILGRVLETAPSVVLANQPVRGLDIGALTYVHEQLLAARDRGAAVLLISEDLDEVTALSDVIHVISEGRLSPGFARGALTPAELGVWMAGDGFEEAPHAA, from the coding sequence ATGACCGATCAAAACCCCGAGGCGCAAGTTGTCCTGCGCCTCGACAACATTACCAAGCGATTTGGCAAACTCACCGCCAATGACGCGATCAGCTTTGATCTGCGGCAGGGCGAAGTCATTGCCCTGCTGGGCGAAAACGGCGCGGGCAAGACTACGCTGATGAATATCCTGTTTGGCCATTACACGCCGGACGAAGGTCATGTCGAAGTCTTTGGCGAGCGCCTGCCAGCCGGAAACCCGCGTGCCGCACTGGCCGCGGGCGTGGGTATGGTGCACCAGCATTTCACGCTGGCCGACAACATGACCGTGTTGGAAAACATCGTGCTCGGCACCCGCTCGCTTTGGCGCCCCGGCTTTGGCCGCGCCCAGGCGCGGCAGAAGATCGTGGCGCTGATGGCGGACTACGGTCTGCGCGTGGACCCCGAGGCGCAGGTCGGCAGCCTCAGCGTGGGCGAGCGGCAGCGCGTCGAGATCCTGAAAGCCCTCTACCGCGAGGCGCGTATCCTGATCTTGGATGAGCCGACCGCCGTCCTGACCCCGCAGGAGACCGAGGACCTCTTTGCCACCATGCGCAAAGCCGTGGCGCTTGGCCTCTCGGTCATCTTCATCTCGCACAAACTGCACGAGGTCATGGCGATCTCCTCCCGCGTCGTCGTGCTGCGCCACGGCAAGCTGGTGGCCGAAGCCAAGACAGCCGAGACTGACCGCGCCGCCATGGCGCAGATGATGGTCGGCTCCGAGATCGCCGCCCCCGTGGTGCGCCGCGCTGATCCCGGTGCCGCGCTGGTGACGCTCGAAGGCGTCTCGACGCCCGACGTCGGCAGCGCTCCGGGGCTGAAGAATGTCGATCTCGAGTTGCGCGCGGGCCAGATCACCGGCCTCGCCGGGGTCTCCGGCAACGGCCAGACGGCGCTTGCGGACCTGATCGGCGGTCTCATCCGCCCCGCCTCCGGCACGTTTCACGTGAAAGGTGCGACCCCGCGTGGCTGGTCGCCCCATGCCGCCATCGGGGCGGGCATCGCCCGCATCCCCGAGGACCGCCACAAGACCGGCACCATCGCGGATTTCGACCTCACCGAGAACGCGGTGCTCGAGCTCTATTCCCGCCCCGGTTTCTCCCGCCACGGCTGGATGAACTGGCGCGCCGCCCGTGATTTCGCCGCCAAGATCATCCAAGGCTACGACGTCCGCTGCCCCGGCCCCGAAACCCGCATCCGGCTGCTCTCAGGCGGCAACATGCAAAAGCTGATCCTTGGTCGCGTGCTGGAAACCGCGCCCTCGGTGGTGCTGGCCAACCAGCCGGTGCGGGGCCTTGACATCGGGGCGCTGACCTACGTGCACGAACAACTTCTCGCCGCCCGCGACCGGGGCGCGGCCGTGCTGCTGATCTCTGAAGACCTCGACGAGGTCACGGCGCTGTCGGACGTGATCCACGTGATCTCCGAAGGCCGCCTTTCGCCCGGGTTCGCCCGCGGTGCGCTCACCCCCGCCGAGCTTGGCGTCTGGATGGCCGGTGACGGTTTTGAGGAGGCCCCCCATGCGGCTTGA
- a CDS encoding ABC transporter permease yields MDIFDILLQASFWTAAIRIASPLIFAALGELICERAGVLNLGIEGIMVVGAFAGWLTVYLGGGLWFGVAVAMFSGMAFGLVHGVLTVPFGLSQHVVGLGITLLATSLTYYCYRLALPEVTSPPKIEAFQPLEIPLLSEIPVIGPALFNQTPLTYLAFVLVLLVTLVLYRTPMGLALRAAGENPAAVEAQGLSVSAIRIGAVMVGSGFMAVGGAFLTMSAFNSFFFEMVNGRGWICIALVVFGSWKPGKTLLGAVLFAAFDALQIRVQQTPLGADIPYQIFLMAPYILSILALVIMSRRAQVPAALMVPFNKGER; encoded by the coding sequence ATGGACATTTTCGACATCCTCCTTCAGGCGAGCTTTTGGACCGCCGCGATCCGCATCGCCTCGCCGCTGATTTTTGCCGCCTTGGGCGAGTTGATCTGCGAACGGGCCGGGGTGCTGAACCTCGGCATCGAGGGGATCATGGTCGTCGGTGCCTTTGCCGGTTGGCTCACCGTCTACCTCGGCGGCGGGCTGTGGTTCGGCGTCGCGGTGGCGATGTTCTCGGGCATGGCCTTCGGGCTGGTACACGGCGTGCTGACGGTGCCCTTCGGCCTCAGCCAGCATGTCGTCGGCCTTGGCATCACGCTGCTGGCAACATCGCTGACTTACTACTGCTACCGTCTGGCGCTGCCTGAGGTCACCTCCCCGCCCAAGATCGAGGCCTTCCAGCCATTGGAAATCCCGCTTCTGTCGGAGATTCCGGTGATCGGCCCCGCGCTCTTCAACCAGACCCCGCTGACCTATCTGGCTTTTGTGCTGGTGCTGCTGGTGACGCTGGTGCTTTACCGCACGCCCATGGGGTTGGCCCTGCGCGCGGCGGGCGAGAACCCGGCGGCGGTCGAGGCGCAGGGGCTCAGCGTCTCGGCCATCCGCATCGGCGCGGTGATGGTCGGCAGCGGGTTCATGGCCGTGGGCGGGGCGTTCCTGACGATGAGCGCCTTCAATTCGTTTTTCTTCGAGATGGTCAATGGGCGCGGCTGGATTTGCATCGCGCTGGTGGTCTTCGGCTCGTGGAAACCGGGCAAAACGCTTCTGGGCGCGGTGCTCTTCGCCGCCTTCGACGCTTTGCAAATCCGCGTGCAGCAGACGCCGTTGGGTGCCGATATCCCCTACCAGATCTTCCTGATGGCCCCCTACATCCTGTCGATCCTCGCGCTTGTGATTATGTCGCGCCGGGCGCAGGTGCCAGCGGCCCTGATGGTGCCCTTCAACAAAGGGGAGCGCTGA
- a CDS encoding BMP family protein: protein MTQRNLTRRFLLGTAAMLAGVSLLPQGALAAEPLKVAGVYTVPVEQQWVSRIHKAAEAAQERGDIEYTFTENVSNTDYARVLREYAESGNQLIVGEVFGAEAEAREVAADYPEVAFLMGSSFKQDEALPNFAVFDNYIQDAAYLSGIIAGAMTESGNIGMVGGFPIPEVNRLMHAFMAGAREMNPEIKFQVSFIGSWFDPPKAKETAFAMVEQGADVLYAERFGVSDAAQEKGVLAIGNVIDTQAEYPETVVASALWHFEPTLDAAIAAVKAGAFKADDYGRYSFMSEGGSSLAPLGTFEGKVPQAAMDMMKEREQAIKDGSFTVDINDEEPKSS from the coding sequence ATGACACAACGCAATCTCACACGCCGCTTCCTATTGGGCACGGCGGCCATGCTGGCCGGGGTCAGCCTTTTGCCACAGGGCGCACTGGCTGCCGAGCCGCTGAAAGTCGCTGGCGTCTATACCGTGCCTGTCGAACAGCAATGGGTCAGCCGCATCCACAAAGCGGCCGAAGCCGCGCAGGAGCGCGGCGACATCGAATATACCTTCACCGAAAATGTCTCCAACACCGACTACGCCCGGGTGCTGCGCGAATATGCCGAGTCCGGGAACCAGCTGATCGTCGGCGAAGTCTTTGGTGCCGAGGCCGAAGCGCGCGAGGTCGCCGCCGACTACCCCGAGGTCGCCTTCCTGATGGGCTCCAGCTTCAAGCAAGACGAGGCGCTGCCCAATTTCGCCGTCTTTGACAACTACATCCAAGACGCCGCGTACCTCTCGGGCATCATCGCAGGTGCCATGACCGAAAGTGGCAACATCGGCATGGTCGGCGGCTTCCCGATCCCTGAGGTGAACCGCCTGATGCATGCCTTCATGGCCGGCGCGCGCGAGATGAACCCCGAGATCAAGTTCCAGGTCAGCTTCATCGGCTCTTGGTTCGATCCGCCCAAAGCCAAGGAAACCGCCTTCGCCATGGTCGAGCAGGGGGCCGACGTCCTCTATGCCGAGCGTTTCGGCGTGTCGGACGCGGCGCAGGAGAAGGGCGTTCTGGCGATCGGCAACGTCATCGACACCCAAGCCGAATATCCCGAGACCGTCGTCGCCTCCGCCCTGTGGCACTTCGAGCCAACCCTCGATGCCGCAATCGCCGCGGTCAAAGCAGGCGCGTTCAAGGCCGACGACTATGGCCGCTATTCCTTCATGTCCGAGGGCGGCTCCTCGCTCGCCCCTCTGGGCACCTTCGAAGGCAAGGTCCCGCAGGCGGCGATGGACATGATGAAAGAGCGCGAGCAGGCGATCAAGGACGGCTCTTTCACCGTCGATATCAACGACGAAGAGCCGAAGTCTTCCTAA
- a CDS encoding aspartate aminotransferase family protein encodes MSHVLHRNLRATQPVIVRGEGNFLIDDKGKRYLDACGGAAVSSLGHDNAAVRAAVAEQMEKLAFAHTGLFTNAPAEALADYLIAHAPEGTGEGRVMYLGSGSEAMEAALKLARQYHLERGDTARAKIIARKPSYHGNTLGALAVGGHAGRRAPFAPMLMDVEHIDAAYAYRLQHEGESEAAFAQRLADQLETRIVELGPETVAAFVAEPVVGASLGSQPAPAGYFKHVREICDRHGVLLIADEVMCGMGRTGSLFALEQEGICADITTMAKGLGAGYQPIAAVMARESVIDAIMAGSGNLWNGHTYMSHAVATAGALAVLQEVESRDLLGAVRARGAQLETALRQRFGQHAHVGDIRGRGLFWSIELVANRDSKSPFEVSRHLAGKIQRAAMEAGMICYPSQGCADGTAGDHVLLAPAFTSPPEEIEMTVEMLGTAVDQVIAEG; translated from the coding sequence ATGAGCCATGTATTGCACCGTAACCTGCGCGCCACGCAACCTGTGATCGTGCGCGGGGAGGGAAATTTTCTTATTGATGACAAGGGGAAGCGCTATCTCGACGCCTGTGGCGGCGCAGCGGTGTCGAGCCTTGGGCATGACAACGCGGCTGTGCGCGCCGCTGTTGCGGAACAAATGGAAAAGCTCGCTTTTGCGCACACTGGCCTCTTTACCAACGCCCCTGCGGAGGCTCTGGCCGATTATTTGATCGCGCATGCGCCGGAGGGCACGGGCGAAGGTCGGGTCATGTATCTGGGAAGTGGCTCGGAAGCGATGGAGGCCGCGCTGAAGCTGGCGCGGCAGTATCATTTGGAGCGCGGCGACACGGCCCGCGCGAAGATCATCGCGCGCAAGCCCAGCTATCACGGCAACACGCTTGGCGCGCTGGCGGTGGGCGGCCATGCCGGGCGCCGTGCGCCCTTCGCGCCGATGCTGATGGATGTGGAACATATCGACGCGGCCTATGCCTACCGTCTGCAGCACGAGGGCGAAAGCGAGGCGGCGTTTGCGCAGCGTTTGGCGGATCAGTTGGAGACACGGATCGTTGAGTTGGGGCCGGAGACGGTTGCCGCCTTCGTGGCGGAGCCTGTGGTGGGCGCATCGCTCGGCTCACAACCCGCGCCTGCGGGGTATTTCAAACATGTGCGCGAGATTTGTGACCGCCACGGGGTTCTGCTCATCGCCGACGAGGTGATGTGCGGAATGGGCCGGACGGGAAGCCTTTTTGCGTTGGAGCAGGAAGGTATCTGTGCCGACATCACCACCATGGCCAAAGGCCTCGGCGCGGGCTACCAGCCCATCGCGGCGGTGATGGCCCGCGAAAGCGTGATCGACGCGATCATGGCGGGCAGCGGCAATCTGTGGAACGGGCATACTTATATGTCGCACGCCGTCGCCACGGCGGGCGCGCTGGCGGTTTTGCAAGAGGTCGAGAGCCGTGATCTGCTGGGGGCCGTGCGGGCGCGTGGGGCACAGTTGGAAACGGCGTTGCGCCAGCGTTTTGGCCAACACGCCCATGTCGGTGACATTCGCGGGCGCGGGCTGTTCTGGTCTATCGAACTGGTGGCCAATCGCGACAGCAAGTCGCCCTTTGAGGTCAGCCGCCACCTTGCGGGCAAAATCCAACGCGCGGCGATGGAGGCGGGGATGATCTGCTACCCCTCGCAGGGCTGTGCTGATGGTACTGCGGGAGATCATGTGTTGCTGGCCCCGGCCTTTACCTCGCCGCCCGAGGAGATCGAGATGACCGTCGAAATGCTCGGCACGGCGGTGGATCAGGTGATCGCGGAGGGCTGA
- a CDS encoding energy transducer TonB, with product MIPRSGLVKTLSIGVAASLVVGVSQLAQIDDSAKIAGGGAPAAAQLGTRFEDMAVGTLEAEPVEEIMPTPEPEPLETAEALPPTPAPEPTLTPTPSPVAEPVQAVEAEPMPVAPPAASPTETPILPALTPVETSPETTEATPTITAAVPVPPVETLTAEAEEDAPRLSQRPQRRDPERAAEAAKKAKPKPQPKPKPKQTTRGNAKRDNTKGAQTAARAGNAAQSGTRQRAAAPAGNAAASNYPGQVMSRIARVGKPRVRSRGTAVIAFSIGGGGQLAGVRVARSSGSAALDQAALGIIQQAAPFPRPPAGAQRNFSIQIKGR from the coding sequence ATGATCCCCCGGTCCGGTCTTGTCAAAACACTCTCCATCGGTGTCGCAGCCAGCCTCGTCGTGGGCGTGTCGCAATTGGCGCAAATTGACGACAGCGCCAAGATCGCGGGCGGCGGAGCGCCCGCCGCGGCCCAGCTTGGCACCCGGTTTGAGGATATGGCCGTCGGCACGCTAGAGGCCGAACCGGTGGAGGAGATCATGCCGACCCCCGAGCCCGAGCCGCTGGAGACCGCAGAGGCGCTGCCGCCGACCCCCGCTCCGGAGCCCACGCTCACCCCCACGCCTTCGCCCGTCGCAGAGCCGGTGCAGGCGGTGGAGGCCGAACCCATGCCCGTGGCCCCGCCCGCCGCTTCGCCGACAGAGACGCCGATTTTGCCCGCCCTGACCCCGGTCGAAACCTCGCCCGAGACGACTGAGGCCACGCCGACCATCACAGCCGCGGTCCCGGTGCCGCCGGTCGAAACCCTTACCGCCGAGGCAGAGGAGGACGCGCCCCGCCTGTCGCAACGCCCGCAGCGCCGCGACCCCGAACGCGCCGCCGAAGCTGCCAAGAAAGCCAAGCCCAAGCCACAGCCGAAACCCAAGCCCAAGCAGACCACGCGCGGCAATGCGAAGCGCGACAACACCAAGGGCGCGCAGACCGCCGCCCGTGCGGGCAACGCCGCGCAGTCCGGCACCCGTCAGCGGGCCGCAGCACCTGCGGGTAATGCGGCGGCTAGCAACTATCCCGGCCAAGTGATGAGCCGCATCGCCCGCGTTGGCAAACCGCGCGTCCGCTCACGCGGGACCGCCGTGATCGCCTTTTCCATTGGCGGGGGCGGGCAGTTGGCTGGCGTCCGGGTGGCGCGCAGTTCGGGGTCGGCAGCGTTGGATCAAGCGGCGCTTGGCATCATCCAACAGGCCGCACCCTTCCCGCGCCCGCCCGCCGGGGCGCAGCGCAATTTCTCGATCCAGATCAAAGGCCGGTGA
- a CDS encoding beta-lactamase hydrolase domain-containing protein, with translation MTDNSQKIATIDPTHNVALFMPDAKALEQAASAGMKTVVNFRASDEKGGLSPDEERLVAEKLGLNYLHHPVTPDTLGPDTVDEFRKSLDDLPQPVFLHCASGKRAGAMTLMALAADKGWDGDTALQEGKARGIDLTEEKIGQLVKSYADRKA, from the coding sequence ATGACCGACAACAGCCAGAAGATCGCGACCATCGATCCCACGCATAACGTGGCCCTGTTCATGCCGGACGCCAAAGCGCTGGAACAGGCGGCCTCGGCCGGGATGAAAACGGTGGTGAACTTCCGTGCTTCGGATGAGAAAGGCGGCCTTTCCCCCGATGAAGAGCGGCTGGTGGCCGAGAAGCTGGGGCTGAACTACCTGCACCATCCGGTCACGCCCGATACGCTTGGCCCCGATACGGTGGACGAATTCCGCAAGTCATTGGATGACCTGCCGCAGCCGGTGTTCCTGCACTGCGCCTCGGGCAAACGGGCCGGGGCGATGACGCTGATGGCCCTTGCGGCAGACAAGGGATGGGACGGTGACACGGCCCTGCAAGAGGGCAAAGCCCGCGGCATCGACCTGACCGAAGAGAAGATCGGCCAGTTGGTCAAATCCTACGCGGATCGCAAAGCATGA
- a CDS encoding biopolymer transporter ExbD, with translation MTSLIDVIFLLLLFFMLTSTFSKFAEIELAAATSGAGGETGAKPFFLQLTTEGLRLNGDALALDALTASPLAEAEKGTPLLVSLGAEVEAQALADLLIALRALPGLSVSVLEG, from the coding sequence ATGACCTCCCTGATCGACGTGATCTTTCTGCTGTTGTTGTTCTTCATGCTAACCTCGACCTTCTCAAAATTTGCCGAGATCGAATTGGCCGCAGCGACATCCGGGGCAGGGGGCGAGACGGGGGCGAAACCTTTTTTCCTGCAACTGACCACCGAGGGGCTGCGCCTTAACGGTGACGCACTGGCGCTCGATGCGCTAACCGCCAGCCCGCTTGCCGAGGCTGAGAAGGGCACCCCGCTTCTGGTCTCGCTCGGGGCCGAGGTCGAGGCGCAGGCGCTGGCCGATCTGCTCATCGCGCTGCGCGCCCTGCCGGGGCTCAGCGTCTCGGTTCTGGAGGGCTGA
- a CDS encoding YeeE/YedE family protein: METEFTPWLSLGGGALIGASAVLLMATNGRIAGISGLTSRLFARSSDGEARGVSFFFVLGLLLAAPLWLIVSGGWPQQWVPSNPLLMALAGLLVGFGATYGNGCTSGHGVCGISRGSARSIVATVTFMATAFVTVFVMRHVLGA, encoded by the coding sequence ATGGAAACTGAATTCACACCTTGGCTGTCGCTGGGCGGCGGCGCGCTGATCGGAGCCTCGGCGGTACTGCTGATGGCAACGAACGGCCGTATCGCGGGCATCAGCGGGCTGACCTCACGGCTATTTGCGCGCAGCAGTGACGGCGAAGCGCGGGGCGTTTCGTTCTTTTTCGTGCTGGGGCTTTTGCTGGCAGCACCGCTTTGGTTGATTGTCTCGGGCGGCTGGCCGCAACAATGGGTGCCTTCGAACCCGCTTTTGATGGCTCTGGCCGGGCTGTTGGTCGGCTTTGGCGCGACCTATGGCAATGGCTGCACCTCGGGCCATGGGGTCTGTGGGATCAGCCGTGGCTCGGCGCGGTCGATCGTGGCGACGGTGACCTTTATGGCGACGGCTTTCGTGACCGTATTCGTCATGCGGCATGTGTTGGGAGCGTGA
- a CDS encoding ABC transporter permease, producing MRLEPIANPTWTRSLGLPALALFATVVAASLLAMVAGAQPFSVLGLIVKGAFGSKFATLETLNRATPLIFTGLAVAVAFRAKLWNIGAEAQLYMGAVVTVVLGTGALAWPSFALLPTIAVAAMLAGAVVLLVPTFLKTRFGVDEVVTTLLLNFVVLLWVSMLLEGALKDPMGLGWPKSARLIAEARLPRIADGLRLHWGFGLALISAIVVWVIQRRTTLGYEMRAVGLNPAAARFAGIPVNRVLIKTALLSGGLAALAGFSEVAGLKGSLTLDISPGFGYTGIIVAMLALLNPLGVVVAALFVAGIFVGADSMSRAAGVPTYLADIMLALALLAMVLAIMLTKFRVRRD from the coding sequence ATGCGGCTTGAACCCATCGCCAACCCCACATGGACCCGTTCTCTGGGCCTGCCCGCACTGGCGCTCTTCGCCACGGTGGTCGCGGCCTCGCTGCTGGCCATGGTCGCAGGCGCGCAGCCGTTTTCGGTGCTTGGACTGATTGTCAAAGGGGCCTTTGGCTCCAAATTCGCCACCTTGGAAACGCTGAACCGCGCCACGCCGCTGATCTTCACCGGCCTCGCCGTCGCCGTCGCCTTCCGCGCTAAACTGTGGAACATCGGTGCCGAGGCGCAGCTTTACATGGGCGCGGTGGTGACGGTGGTCTTGGGCACTGGTGCGCTGGCGTGGCCTAGCTTCGCGCTGCTGCCGACCATTGCCGTCGCCGCCATGCTCGCCGGGGCCGTGGTGCTGTTGGTGCCGACCTTCCTCAAGACCCGCTTTGGCGTCGACGAAGTTGTCACCACGCTGCTCTTGAACTTCGTCGTCCTGCTCTGGGTCTCCATGCTGCTCGAAGGCGCGTTAAAAGACCCGATGGGCCTCGGCTGGCCCAAATCCGCACGGCTGATCGCCGAGGCGCGCTTGCCCCGCATCGCCGACGGGCTGCGCCTGCACTGGGGCTTTGGCCTCGCGCTAATCTCGGCCATCGTCGTCTGGGTCATCCAACGCCGCACCACGCTGGGCTACGAGATGCGCGCCGTGGGCCTCAACCCCGCAGCGGCACGCTTCGCGGGCATCCCGGTGAACCGTGTGCTGATCAAAACCGCACTTCTCTCGGGCGGCCTCGCGGCCCTCGCGGGCTTTTCCGAAGTCGCGGGGCTGAAAGGCAGCCTCACCTTGGATATCTCGCCCGGCTTTGGCTACACCGGCATTATTGTCGCTATGTTGGCGCTGCTGAACCCGCTTGGCGTGGTCGTCGCCGCGCTCTTCGTGGCGGGCATCTTTGTCGGCGCCGACAGCATGAGCCGCGCCGCGGGCGTGCCGACCTATCTGGCCGACATCATGCTGGCGCTGGCGCTTCTGGCGATGGTGCTGGCGATCATGCTCACGAAATTTCGGGTGAGGCGCGACTGA